One stretch of Armigeres subalbatus isolate Guangzhou_Male chromosome 2, GZ_Asu_2, whole genome shotgun sequence DNA includes these proteins:
- the LOC134213663 gene encoding methionine--tRNA ligase, cytoplasmic: protein MIIYTNAGNPFGLKLLICAKLAKKEVQVKTISLNDAELKEMKHLPILQLESGVQLFSTDVAVKYLLQGEAPVIQRDEWLEWSTTRLAPALTHNMAVGNRQDPNTKPILNSLVKFLDDCLSKNTYLTGEKLTSADISVWSLLAPDGTLKGAQNIDNLLRWYRVINAMPEVKAALEELPLKELSFASLKHSNRFEGLHHIVLDPEIIDFEGQVLVDSSDNIAATVQKEEIQAAKDSFVVIKERDVLDEKVVLPKAGQKNNLITSALPYVNNVPHLGNIIGCVLSADVFARYSRLCGYNTLYICGTDEYGTATETKALAEKLTPKQICDKYFEIHNSIYRWFGIGFDYFGRTTTAEQTQIVQDMFKELYAGGYIETRAVDQLLCQKCERYLADRFVEGTCPYAGCGYEDARGDQCDACGKLINAIELVRPRCKVCNTSPIIRQSSQFFLDLPKIEPKLREWVDKAEHGWTHNARVITRAWLKEGLKSRCITRDLKWGIPVPLEGYEDKVFYVWFDAPIGYISITSRYSKEWRQWWQPSPEAKVDLYQFMAKDNVPFHSVMFPASLIAIDKGYTLVSHIMATEYLNYEDGKFSKSRGIGVFGNDAHDTGIPADVWRFYLCSSRPEGQDSSFSWNDLAARNNNELLKNVGNFVNRALVFCEKYFDSTIPPLVLNDEDYTLLALINRELKGYVHQMEKARLRDGIRHLLAISRYGNQLMQAEEPWVLVKGTDDQKTRAGTVIGLCCNLACLLATLIFPFMPSTSRNLYSQLNISTSHLDSDKPQLRILLPSGHKIGKPAVLFNKIDQAKVDELKKKYAGAQQQPTQPVKSPSNKLFTSLVEAQKAVDEQAAKVRKIKSTGADKSVWQPEVNILLELKKQLQTLSQPRTSESTSVSSSAESAANPAPTNQETVESLEAEIAKQGEKVRTLKGNGSDKSVWQPEVNVLLALKEKLTKLTGVAPAANTGGKKKNKK from the exons ATGATAATCTATACGAACGCCGGAAATCCTTTTGGATTGAAGTTGCTGATTTGTGCCAAATTGGCCAAGAAGGAGGTTCAGGTTAAAACAATTTCTTTAAATG ATGCCGAGCTGAAGGAGATGAAACATCTGCCGATTCTGCAGCTGGAGAGCGGAGTGCAGCTCTTTTCCACGGACGTGGCAGTCAAGTATCTGCTGCAGGGCGAGGCACCCGTTATCCAGCGGGACGAATGGTTGGAGTGGTCCACGACTCGTTTGGCACCGGCCCTCACGCATAATATGGCCGTGGGAAACCGCCAGGATCCGAACACTAAACCAATCCTGAACTCGCTAGTCAAGTTCTTGGATGATTGCTTGAGCAAGAACACGTATCTGACTGGGGAGAAGCTGACGTCGGCCGATATTTCCGTTTGGAGTCTATTGGCCCCAGATGGCACGCTCAAAGGAGCGCAAAATATtgataatctgttgagatggtATAGAGTGATCAATGCCATGCCGGAAGTGAAGGCGGCTTTGGAAGAGTTGCCGCTTAAGGAACTAAGTTTTGCTTCGTTGAAACATTCGAATCGGTTTGAAGGACTGCATCATATCGTGTTGGATCCGGAGATTATCGATTTCGAAGGTCAAGTTTTGGTAGACAGTTCGGACAACATTGCCGCCACCGTCCAGAAGGAGGAAATCCAAGCAGCAAAGGACTCATTCGTCGTCATTAAAGAGAGGGACGTCCTGGACGAAAAAGTTGTTCTGCCGAAGGCCGGTCAGAAGAACAATTTGATCACTTCCGCCTTACCGTACGTGAACAACGTACCGCATTTGGGTAACATTATTGGGTGCGTTCTGTCGGCGGACGTGTTCGCACGGTACTCTCGGCTTTGTGGGTACAACACGTTGTACATCTGCGGTACGGATGAATACGGAACGGCAACGGAGACAAAAGCCTTGGCTGAGAAGCTCACTCCCAAGCAGATTTGCGACAAGTATTTCGAGATCCATAACTCGATCTATCGCTGGTTCGGAATTGGGTTCGATTACTTCGGCAGGACAACCACAGCCGAACAGACTCAGATTGTTCAGGATATGTTTAAGGAGCTGTATGCCGGAGGATACATTGAGACCCGTGCGGTTGATCAACTATTGTGCCAGAAATGTGAGCGTTACCTGGCGGATCGTTTCGTTGAAGGTACCTGTCCCTATGCAGGATGTGGCTACGAGGATGCTCGTGGTGATCAATGCGATGCTTGCggaaaacttatcaacgccaTTGAGTTGGTTCGCCCACGTTGCAAGGTTTGTAACACTTCTCCTATTATTCGTCAGTCCAGTCAGTTCTTTTTGGATCTGCCGAAAATCGAACCAAAATTACGTGAGTGGGTCGACAAGGCCGAGCATGGTTGGACCCACAACGCTAGAGTGATTACCCGAGCCTGGTTGAAGGAAGGTTTGAAGTCTCGCTGCATCACCAGAGATCTAAAGTGGGGTATTCCAGTTCCCTTGGAAGGATATGAAGATAAAGTGTTCTACGTGTGGTTCGATGCTCCGATCGGCTATATTTCCATTACCAGTCGCTATAGTAAGGAATGGAGACAGTGGTGGCAACCGAGTCCAGAAGCTAAGGTCGATCTGTATCAATTCATGGCCAAGGACAACGTTCCATTCCATTCGGTTATGTTCCCAGCTAGCTTAATCGCCATCGACAAGGGCTATACACTGGTTTCCCACATCATGGCCACAGAATACCTCAACTATGAAGATGGTAAATTTAGTAAAAGTCGCGGTATTGGGGTTTTTGGTAACGACGCACACGACACTGGAATTCCAGCTGACGTCTGGCGTTTCTACCTTTGTTCCTCACGCCCAGAAGGTCAGGACTCTAGCTTCAGTTGGAACGACCTGGCCGCTCGCAACAACAACGAACTGCTCAAGAATGTAGGAAACTTTGTCAACCGGGCTCTcgtattttgtgaaaaatattTCGATTCAACCATTCCGCCGCTGGTGCTTAATGACGAAGACTACACGCTgctcgctttgatcaaccgtgagCTTAAGGGATATGTCCACCAAATGGAAAAAGCTCGTTTACGAGATGGCATCCGTCACTTGCTTGCAATCTCCCGTTACGGCAACCAATTGATGCAAGCCGAAGAACCATGGGTCTTGGTCAAGGGAACAGACGATCAAAAGACCCGCGCCGGAACCGTCATTGGTTTGTGCTGTAATCTCGCCTGTCTCCTGGCGACTCTTATCTTCCCATTCATGCCATCCACATCACGCAATCTCTATTCCCAACTAAACATCAGCACAAGTCATCTAGACTCGGACAAACCGCAACTGCGAATCCTCCTTCCGAGCGGTCACAAAATCGGTAAACCAGCGGTCCTATTCAACAAGATCGACCAAGCAAAGGTCGATGAGCTGAAAAAGAAATACGCCGGAGCCCAGCAACAACCAACCCAGCCCGTCAAGTCTCCTTCGAACAAGCTTTTCACCTCCTTGGTTGAAGCTCAGAAAGCCGTTGACGAACAGGCCGCCAAGGTACGCAAAATCAAATCAACCGGAGCGGACAAGAGCGTCTGGCAACCCGAGGTTAATATTCTGCTCGAACTGAAGAAGCAGCTGCAAACACTCAGCCAGCCGAGAACATCAGAGAGCACCAGTGTCTCGTCGTCAGCCGAATCCGCTGCCAATCCAGCACCGACGAACCAAGAAACGGTCGAATCATTGGAAGCGGAAATTGCTAAACAGGGTGAGAAGGTTCGCACCCTCAAAGGGAATGGTTCGGATAAGTCCGTTTGGCAGCCGGAGGTCAATGTGTTGCTCGCTTTGAAGGAAAAACTCACTAAATTGACCGGGGTCGCTCCGGCAGCTAACACCGGTggcaagaagaaaaataaaaaataa